From Deinococcus betulae, the proteins below share one genomic window:
- a CDS encoding ABC transporter substrate-binding protein, with product MKKFAALTALLALTTALAVAPKDTLVEQVGADIPTMDPGVTYDTASGAVVENMYETLLTYSGASLTKLEPLLATKWTISNGGKTYTFDLRKNVKFHSGNAFDCADAEYTFERNLVTNSPESGNWFISESLLGTGANAADDKTITWARIDKAVECNNAGQLVFTLPSVDPAFLAKLAYTGQSIVDRDHAIKIGEWKGTSADMANWVGKDLTNSNLSKQPSGTGAYKFVRKDANAFLATAFDGYWGKKPAIKNVIIQKVGELAARQQAFLRGDADIIEGGGRAVDEEQIKGKPGVTWVENLPNTGATAIFMNQNIKASTALGSGKLDGKGIPANFFKDANVRRGFSYAFNYTQYINDVQNGKGKQRTMLLPDTFPGYDSKVSTYKFDAKQAETYFKRAWGGQLWKNGFVLNANYRAGAVAAQTAMEILKRNIESMNPKFKVNITAKPWSEMLADSKTGKEAMIIIGWAPDYADPDNFMYTFYSSNGYYYPRNNWKDAQVDKWLDQARSTVNTAERNRLYSLVGKKAYEQAPYILIPAGVGFNFYRDTLVGAGATNFNPMISFATGTFWKELSKK from the coding sequence ATGAAGAAATTTGCTGCACTGACCGCCCTGCTTGCCCTGACCACCGCGCTGGCCGTTGCTCCCAAGGACACCCTCGTGGAGCAGGTGGGCGCCGATATCCCCACCATGGACCCCGGCGTGACCTACGACACCGCCTCGGGCGCCGTCGTGGAAAACATGTACGAAACCCTGCTGACCTACAGCGGGGCCAGCCTGACCAAGCTCGAGCCCCTGCTGGCCACCAAGTGGACCATCAGCAACGGCGGCAAGACCTACACCTTCGATCTGCGCAAGAACGTCAAGTTCCACAGCGGCAACGCCTTTGACTGCGCCGACGCCGAATACACCTTCGAGCGCAACCTGGTGACCAACAGCCCCGAGTCCGGCAACTGGTTTATCAGCGAGTCCCTGCTGGGCACGGGCGCCAACGCTGCTGACGACAAGACCATCACCTGGGCCCGCATCGACAAGGCCGTGGAGTGCAACAACGCCGGCCAGCTGGTCTTCACCCTGCCCAGCGTTGACCCCGCCTTCCTGGCCAAGCTGGCCTACACTGGCCAGAGCATCGTGGACCGCGACCACGCCATCAAGATTGGCGAGTGGAAGGGCACCAGCGCCGATATGGCCAACTGGGTGGGCAAGGACCTGACCAACTCCAACCTCAGCAAGCAGCCCAGCGGCACCGGCGCCTACAAGTTCGTGCGCAAGGACGCCAACGCCTTCCTGGCCACCGCGTTTGACGGCTACTGGGGCAAGAAGCCGGCCATCAAGAACGTGATCATCCAGAAGGTCGGCGAACTGGCGGCCCGTCAGCAGGCCTTCCTGCGCGGCGACGCTGACATCATCGAAGGCGGCGGGCGCGCCGTGGACGAAGAGCAGATCAAGGGCAAGCCCGGCGTGACCTGGGTGGAAAACCTCCCCAACACCGGCGCCACCGCCATCTTCATGAACCAGAACATCAAGGCGTCCACCGCGCTGGGCAGCGGCAAGCTGGACGGCAAGGGCATTCCCGCCAACTTCTTCAAGGACGCCAACGTGCGCCGCGGCTTCAGCTACGCGTTTAACTACACGCAGTACATCAACGACGTGCAAAACGGTAAGGGCAAGCAGCGCACCATGCTGCTCCCCGACACCTTCCCCGGCTACGACAGCAAGGTCAGCACCTACAAGTTTGACGCCAAGCAGGCCGAAACCTACTTCAAGCGCGCCTGGGGCGGCCAGCTGTGGAAGAACGGCTTCGTGCTGAACGCCAACTACCGCGCCGGTGCCGTGGCTGCTCAGACCGCCATGGAAATCCTGAAGCGCAACATCGAAAGCATGAACCCCAAGTTCAAGGTGAACATCACCGCCAAGCCCTGGAGCGAAATGCTGGCCGACTCCAAGACGGGTAAGGAAGCCATGATCATCATCGGCTGGGCGCCTGACTACGCTGACCCTGACAACTTCATGTACACCTTCTACTCCAGCAACGGGTACTACTACCCCCGCAACAACTGGAAAGACGCCCAGGTGGACAAGTGGCTGGACCAGGCCCGCAGCACGGTCAACACGGCCGAGCGTAACCGCCTGTACAGCCTGGTGGGCAAGAAGGCCTACGAGCAGGCCCCTTACATCCTGATTCCGGCAGGCGTGGGCTTTAACTTCTACCGCGACACCCTGGTGGGTGCCGGTGCCACCAACTTCAACCCCATGATCAGCTTTGCCACCGGGACCTTCTGGAAGGAACTGAGCAAGAAGTAA
- a CDS encoding D-alanine--D-alanine ligase family protein, giving the protein MKKRILLLAGGQSGEHEVSLLSARSVLAALPRDQFDVTPVVISKQGRWLPPTETVRALQDGAALTGGDLVLHRAASAEGYDAVFPLLHGPMGEDGTVQGLLTLAGIPFVGSGVLGSAVSMDKVMTKQVLASVGIAQVAWRLAVRREWQQHPDSVRARAADLGYPLFVKPANLGSSVGISKVGTPAELDGALNLAFGLDRRVILEAMTTHRPREIEVGILGNDAPIASPVGELRFEAEFYDYETKYTEGRATMHIPAPLPPEVAEQVRTTALQAFRALDCAGLARVDFFYIEQTGELLLNEVNTMPGFTTTSMYPKLFEAAGLSYSELVTRLVGLALEER; this is encoded by the coding sequence GTGAAGAAGCGCATTCTGCTGCTGGCTGGCGGCCAGTCCGGTGAACACGAGGTCAGCCTCCTGAGTGCCCGCAGCGTGTTGGCGGCCCTGCCGCGCGACCAGTTCGACGTGACGCCTGTGGTCATCAGTAAGCAGGGGCGCTGGCTGCCCCCCACCGAAACCGTGCGCGCCCTGCAAGACGGGGCGGCCCTCACCGGCGGCGACCTCGTGCTGCACCGCGCCGCCAGTGCCGAGGGCTACGACGCCGTCTTTCCGCTGCTACACGGGCCAATGGGTGAGGACGGCACCGTGCAGGGCCTGCTGACGCTGGCCGGTATTCCCTTTGTGGGCAGCGGCGTGCTGGGCAGCGCCGTCAGCATGGACAAGGTGATGACCAAGCAGGTGCTGGCTTCGGTGGGGATTGCCCAGGTGGCCTGGCGCCTGGCGGTGCGCCGCGAGTGGCAGCAGCATCCCGACAGCGTGCGGGCTCGCGCTGCCGACCTGGGTTACCCCCTCTTTGTCAAGCCGGCCAACCTGGGGTCCAGCGTGGGCATCAGCAAGGTGGGGACGCCCGCCGAGCTGGACGGCGCCCTGAATCTGGCGTTTGGCCTGGACCGCCGCGTGATTCTGGAGGCCATGACCACGCACCGCCCCCGCGAAATAGAGGTTGGGATTCTGGGCAACGACGCGCCCATTGCCAGCCCAGTCGGCGAACTGCGCTTTGAGGCCGAGTTCTACGACTACGAAACCAAATACACCGAGGGCCGCGCCACCATGCACATCCCGGCGCCCCTCCCCCCTGAGGTGGCCGAGCAGGTCCGCACCACCGCCCTGCAAGCCTTCCGCGCTCTGGATTGCGCGGGCCTGGCGCGGGTGGACTTCTTTTATATCGAGCAGACCGGTGAACTGCTGCTGAATGAGGTCAACACCATGCCCGGCTTTACCACCACCAGCATGTATCCCAAGCTGTTTGAGGCCGCCGGCCTGAGCTACAGCGAACTCGTCACGCGGCTGGTGGGGCTGGCGCTGGAAGAAAGGTAA